GTTCCATCGAGTCAGGTGGGTGTTGAAGTGCGCAAGGAGGGGTCCGAAGGCTCTCCTGGCGAGGTCAAGGCCCCTCCTGAATCTGAAGAGGTCGGAGGACAGGGAGTTCCGGTGATTTCCGGAGAAGTCCGTCAAGAGGAAGCGCCTGCAGCCCCCTTGGGAGAGAAACCAAGAATTTCGGGGATGCTGCAGTTGGATGCGATGGACTTAAAGGAAGGGGGGCAGAGCGTGGGTTTACCCTATACGATTTGCTTTGAGCCCTGTGCCAGCGGTATGTGTGTGAAACGAAAGTGTACCAAAGAGGATACCCATCGCAAAGATGGCGCTCTGACCGAAATGGATCATGGGCCTAATTTCCTTGAACTCGGAGGAGGTCCTGGCTTTGAAAAACTAAACCCACGGCGGGATCATCATTATGGATCAGGTCTGCTGGTGAGACTGTTGGAGAAATCCGCATTGGTCTTTCGCGAGGAATATGATCAGAAGTCGCTAATCCAGATTGATGATATGAGCAAAAGAAGGGGAGGTCGACTGGGTAGCCATTCAAGTCACCAAAGTGGGTTGGACGCGGATATAGCCTACCTGGATGCCCAGCCCCGTTGGAGATCAGTCGTGACTGATGGCGTATTGGCTGAGGACTTTGATCTTGAACGCAATCTGCGCTTCTTCAAGCTCCTGGTTGACACTGGCTATGTAAATCGCATTTTTGTCGACCAAAAAATCAAAGAGGCTGCATGTGTTTGGTCAAAAGACAGCGGGCAGCAAAGGATTTTCAATGAAACTCTCATGCGCATGCGCCCTTATCGGGGACACGATGATCACTTTCATCTACGACTGCGCTGCTCTGACTACTATCCTCTGTGTCGAGACCAAGTTCCGCCGGGGGATTTGGGCTGTTAGGGAGATCGGTTCTTGCCTTTTTTGCCCGACTATCTTTAAATACCGGCCATGAAAAATCTGAGCGCAAAATCCACAATCGTATTCGGGGCGGTTCTTGTGAGCCTGTCATTTGTTGTTCTCTCTCTGTCGAGCTGCACAAAAGTTCAATCGTGGTGGCAGGCCCGGCAAGAGATTGAATGGCGCAAAGATGGAATGGAATCGGCTCTGGCCGAGGCCAAGAAAACAAATCGACCATTGTTTGTTTATTGGGGAGCAATTTGGTGCCCTCCCTGCAATGTCCTAAAGGCTAAGGTGTTTCCTGATTCGGACTTTAAGCAGGCGGTGAGCTCTTTTATTCCGGTTTATTTGGATGGAGACACGGAGAGCGCTCAGCTGTGGGGTGAAAAGCTCAATGCCAGCGGTTACCCGACCTTGATGGTTCTTAACTCCGCAGGTAAAGAGGTGGTTCGTCTGTCGACCAATGTCTCGGCCACCGAGATTGCGGAAGTCCTAAAGGATGCCTACAACGTGTTGTCGCCAGTGCCGGAATTATTGAGGGAAATCAAAAATGGAGCAAGGAAACCAGGACCCGAGGAGTGGCGCCTCTTGTCTCGCTATTCCTGGGATCAAGATCCGGCTTTTGATGAGTTGCGAGCTGAATGGGGAGAGAGCTTGTGGAGCCTAAAGGAACAAATTCCCGAGTCCTCTGGTGCCGAGAAAGCGCGTCTGGGCCTGGTCTCATTGCGTTTACGGCTCGGCGAGGGACTGGAAAAGAAGAAATTGAGCCTGGCACAAAAGGCTGAGTTTCTCGCATGGCTGGAAAAGCTTTTTCAACAGGAGGGTCTGCTTCCGGAGCTCGTCGGGGAGCTCTCCGGATTGGCTGGTTCTATCCACTCAGGTCTGTTCGAGGAAAAAGAAAAGAGGGCTAGACTTGAGTTTGGCCAAAACTACAAGAGAATGATGAGAAACATCCTGCAATCACCTAAAGTCAGTTGGGATATGAGACTCAATGCTTTGTATCCGGCCATAGATCTGGCACAGACTGACGAAAAGTCCTTTCCCCTCTCAGATGAAGAAAAACAGACGGTTGTTGATGAGTGCGAAAAAGCGCTGGCAGCCGCAGCCAAGAAGGAACAGAGAGTGGCGGTCGTGAGTGACGTAAGCTATTACTTGGGTGAAGTGGGTCAGCCAGGGCGAGCCAGGGATATCCTCAAATCCGAAATGGAAAAAGGTCTCAACCCCTATTACATGATGTCAGGCCTTGCCTACTTGGAGAACAAAGCAGGGAATAAGCAGGAGGCCTTGGATTGGCATAAACAGGCTTACCAAAAGGCTGAAGGTCGGGCGACCCGAATTCAGTGGGGAGGCAAGTACCTCAAATACTTGGTTGAAGTAAAACCTGAGGACAAAGCTGGAATCATGGCGGAACTCAAATCCTTTTACACGGACAATCTGAAGACCAGCGATGCCTTCATGGGTCGCAACAAAAGAGTGTTGGATAAGCTTCGCAAGAGTCTGGTGAAGTGGGGAGAGGAGAGGAAATCTGGAAGCGAATTACAGGCTCTGGCTAAAAACCAAGACCAGGAACACTGCAGTCAGCAAAGAGTTGGTTTTACGGAAACTTATCTGAGTTCGTGCAAGGAGTATTTCAAGGGGTTTTAGTTGCCAAAGGGGGAATTCATGGGCCTAAAGAGCGCCCCCGCGTCTAAGTGGCGAACTTATGAGGGTTTGGCTTGTTCCTGATCAGCCGTCTCATATTGACACGAGTCTAGTCTGGATAAGGGGTATTTGGGGGGTGTCTCGTGGCATAGGCCTTGCTCAATAAGGCTGTGGGACGCGAGGGTTGAATGAGTATAAATCAAAATACACAAAAGACCATGATTGATGAGATGACTCAGTCAGGAATTCACACCTTGACCATCGAGCTCGATCTTAACTCCTATGATGAGGACAAAGCCAGACAGGTGGCCAGTGAGTTTGCTGACCGTCTCAGCGACCAATCTCTTCCTGTTGAAGAAGAAGATGACGACTACGGAGAGGGCCTCAGTGATTCAGGTGAGCGGCGTCGGCACACGAGAACGCCATCCACCTTGCCCGCAATGGCACATAAGATTCTGGCCAGCAGTCCGTCTCATGAACCAGTTAAGGGTTTTGTCGTGAATATGAGTCTCACCGGAATGGCGTTGATCTCCGAGTCTGAAGAGATTTGCAAGGGTGACGTTGTTGAGCTTGAAATCATGGATGGGGTTATCCCTTTTTCGGTGTGCGCTCTTGTGGTCAAAAAGAACCCTGTCTTTGGTGCGGCTAGGCCTCACTTTTCATATGGCTTTCGTATCATGAAGATGAATCAGCAGGCACGGACCTCCATTGAGCGAATTGTCTCCGGCCGAGCGGCCTAAGCTGGCCTTTCGGTCATAAATTTCTCAATTTGAAGCGCCGATAGAGCAAGGACAAGAAAGGTCTTTGCTCGTGTTCCAATTTAGATGGCCAGGAATGCTAAGAAGGAATTGTCTCCTAGGGGCTTTGAACCTGGTGATCTCAACAATTGCAGGTCCCTTTCCCGTGGCCCATGGCGCCCCTTCTGACCCGATTGGAGATCTCATTAAGCAGCTTGAGGAGCGGGACCAACGGCTCCCCTCGTTTTTCTACCAGACCAGCCAACCAGTAGAAGTATTTACTCAGCCCAAGGGAGGGGAACCGCTCACGACTTTGGAGACTGACGACTTGATTCCTTTCGAAGGCGTGTCAGGCGGCAGAGCGGTGATCAAGAGCGACGACTACGGAATGCTCTATGCTGAGACCAAGGGGAAGGTTATTCGCAAAGACGCATCGGAAACCAGAATGATTGACGTGTTTCTGGACGTCCCAGAGGGGCAACCAGTGACGATCACTTCGGCACCAGGCAAGACCTGGAGGGACTGCGGTCCATCGGTTCCGGAGGGCGAAAGGCCTTGTGTAGCTTGGCCAAAAGGTGGCCCCCAAACGCGAATGCAAATCCGCCATGGGAAAATCATTGAAGAGACCGACCCTGTTACTGGAGCAAAAAGGCCTCAGCTGTTCTATCTGGTCGATGTTCAGTACCCGACCGACTGGGGAACCAAAAGTGAGAGGGGCTGGCTAAGTGCCCAATATGTGCGCGCCGATCCCTTGCCGCGAAGTGAGCTCTCTGTGGGAGAAGTGGACTACGTTGCCCCTCGACCCTTGCCGAAGCCGGACTGTAACTGTAAATCAAAGGATTTAGGGAAGCAGATTAAAGAAGGGCTTGATGTCGTCATCCACGAACCAAATGAGGCGGCCAAGAAGGCCATAAACTATGTAGGGCAATGTGTGTCTGGAAATCTTAATCCCAGTGGCTATACCAACCCCTTCAATCACTTCATGGGCAGTCACTGGCGAAATCAAAAAGGAAAGACTCTGTTTCGCTACAAGGATCAGGCAGTGACTGGAGAAAAAATGTTCGCCATTGACGCCATTGCGCGAACCATATTTGGGGAAATGCGTGGATGTTTCCGCAATGGGATTCGCTATCCCATGGCAGTGGCACGAGTCATTATGAACCGCGCTTACTACGTCAAAAAGCAGGGCCGAACAGTCCCTTTCGTCAAGGCGACGAGTCCCAATTACAAGGCGCTGGAGATTGAGCAGATCGTCCCTTATGTCACATCGTCCTCAGCGCAATTTTCTCCTTGGAATCGAGACGACCCGAATCTCAAACATATTCTTTGTCCCAAGAACATGGATGCGGAGACGAAAAAGATCTGGCTCAAGAGTGTGGAGATCGCCACGTCGGCAATTTTGGATCGAAAGCAGTTTGCTCAGGAAACCAAGCAGGTCAGGCAGCTGCACTTCAGCTCAGGTACAACTCCAAATTGGGCGCGAAACTACAAGCTCGAAAAACCAAGTATTGGTGCATCGCCCATTGACTCCGGGCGCTGTTTGAAACTTTGGGGAAGCGAGTCCTCAAAGACCTTTCGGTGGCAGGCATTTTTGCATGACCAGAACCCCCAGGGTCTTCTAGGAAACTTTTTTGCTATTGGCAGCGGCCTCTCGGAGAGCGGTGATGAGAACACCGATTGAAAAAGGTTTTGCCACAAGATTGGCCGCCCCCATGGCGCGAGCCTGGGTGTAGTTGAGATCCGAATGGGCTGATATCATCACCACTTGGGGAGCTTTCTCCATGGTGGAGATGAACTTAAGGACCTCGACACCATTTTTGACTGGCATTTGCACGTCCGACACCACAAAGTCGATCTTTCCTTCGTTTTCCATGAGAAGGGAAATGGCCTCTTCGCCATTGGCGGCAAACACGACGCGATAACCAGCTTCACCAAGAGCCCAAGATAAAACCTGACGAACATTCTCCTCGTCATCGACGACAAGCACGGTTTCTGGCTCTTTGTCCTGATTTGGATCTGACACTGGTACTAGCCCCTCTCGTGGTGACTTCTTTGGATCGACATAATGGGCCCGTTGTTTTAGGGCGAAAGTCATATTCTCAAATTGGTGCGCGGAGATTTCATTAAGTCGAGTTCAGTAATTTCCGATGGTTGAATGTCACGGGAGGGCCCTTGGCAAAGAGTTTTCGTAAACTTGGAAAATACACGCTCTTAGAGCGCCTCGGAGCAGGAGGCAGTGGGGAAGTCTATTTGGGTTACACCCAGATGGCCCCAGGGCTCTTTAACTTTTTTGCCGTCAAGATTCTCACCGCCGAACAGTCTTCCAATCCTCGAGCATTAAAAATGCTTCAGAGAGAAGCCTCATTGGCCAATGTGCTTAAGCACAACTCTATTGTTTCTCTCTATGAGTGTGGTCATGACGATGAGATCTTTTATGTGGCCATGGATTATGTGAACGGGTTGCCCTTAAGTCGACTCATGCATCACCACATGACCCGCAAGCCGATCATCAAAATGGAATATGCCATCTATATTGCTCGCGCCGTGGCCGCGGGACTGGAATATGCAAGGACATGTAAAAACCCTGAGACAGGGCAAGAACTGGGGATTGCCCATCGGGACATTTCACCGCAGAACATCATGGTGAATTTCGAAGGGGAAGTGAAAATTATCGACTTCGGTCTGGCTCGCTCAGCCGGGTTGGGCGACAAGACCCAATCGGATCAGATTATGGGTAAGCTCAAGTACATTAGTCCTGAACACGCCAGTGGCGAGTCAGTTGATCATCGAACCGACATTTTCTCCCTTGGCGTTGTCCTGTGGGAGATGCTGTCAGGAAGGCGGTTCTACCAGGACCTGCAAGACGCACAGATTGTCAGCTGGCTCAACAACCCGGATTACACCAGTCTAAAACAATTTGTTCCTGGAATGTCAGATGAGCTGGATCGAATTGTCCAGCGAGCGGTGGCTGGTCAAGCCGAGGATCGTTATCAGACGGCCGGAGAACTACATGACGATCTTAACCGGTACCTCAATAAGAACTTCCCGGACTTTTCGCCCAGCGAATTCAGGCGTATTTATCGCCATGAGTTCGAAAATGAAATGAAGGAAAGAGATCATAAACTGGCGAGTTATCTAACCGACATCGAAGTGTCTGAAAAAAAATACCAAAAGACCTTTGATCAGTATGCGGATATGGTTGATCGCATGGGAGTTTTAGTTGAAAAGGAATCTCCCCATAAAAACACCGAGGAAGCGGTCGAAAGATTCAAAAAGGCCCGCCAAGCGATCACAGAAAAGAAGAAGCGAAATCGAGGAATGTGGCGGCACTATGAGCTCAAACAGGCTATGTCTTACTCCTGGAAGCTTGGAGCCGCACTTCTGGTCTTGTCACTCATGTGGTCCAGGGCGGCCAACAAAAGCTATGGTGAGTTTATGAAGGGGGCGTGGGTTACAATGAGGCAGGCATTGGGGTTGAGTACGGAAACCCGTGACGTGGCGAGCATCATTGCGGACGAACAGAACCTCGGTCTTAAATATCCAGACAAACCATTTACGGTACAGATCCGCACGCGACCGACTGGAGCGCGAATTTATCAAAATGGAAAGCTCTTGCGTTTGCGAACGCCAGCCCTGGTGAGGGTTTCCAATGCTAAGACGGCAAAAATCAGCCTTGAATCAAAGGGGTTTCCGGTGCGAAATCTCCAAGTCAAACCCTTCGAAGAAGATGTCTTCATCGATTTTCGTAACCAATAAGAGACCTAATTAGCAAACATCCGCCAAGGTTTTTCCCTTACTGTTGGCCAGTCGACTTGCTCGGAGGATTTTGCGCAGGAGAGCCAGTCGGGGCGGGTGGGTACATCTGCGAATCCCCTCGCTGGTCTTTAAACAACAAAGGCAACAGCTTGTCTTTATCGATTGTCGCCCGTTTGACAATACCGATTTCACTGGGGTCAAATCGCTGCTTCACATCAGCCTGCTTGAACATGAACTGATTGTATCCCACCAGCGTAGCAATGGCGGGTCGGACATCCTGATCTTCAGGTACCCTTAAGGGCGAGGATTCTACATAGGTGTTTTTTATGCGATCTCGATAGAGGAAAACAATGGATTCAGGCACAAATTTATCGTCAGAACCGTTGCTCAAGTAGCCAATCAGATTTTCACCGCAATCGACCTTAATCTCCCGACAAACCCGCACCAAACAACGGTCGCGCGTGATTTCGCACTCGACACTTTCGCCAGCCGAGGCCGAATAGGGAGAAAGGCTGAGTAGCATGAGGACGGATAAAACGATAATGATGCGAAAATTCCTAGGGTAAACATTCATATGTTCATTCTGCCAAAATCCTAGAAGACTTCCCAGGACATATATTAAATGTAACATAATATATCTTATCAGATCAAACTACCTCCAGACCCAAGTCCCGCGCCAAACCTCATCCAGCCTGCATTTATACTGAGGCAAAGGGGCCCTTTCGCTTCCACCTAGCTCCCAGACCTGGTCATCAAAGGAGCGCCGATGATCGAGAGGCCCACTTAGAATCTATTCACTTGTCGACCTCTGGAGATCAATATGGACATCCCCTGGCTTCCGGCCTCTATCCACAAGGAGCAAGAATCCCTTTTCAAGTAGTCCGTCCTGTAGCCGAGCCTTTTCCGTGAATCCGAATCCTCCGCCGTCGCGCAAGGGCGTATCCGAGGTGCAGCAGCACAGCTGATGCGCCCCGAAGACGCGCCTGCGGCCGTAAGGCGCGTGAGGATTTACGGGAAAGGTCGGAGATAGGACGGATTTCTTTGGCAAAGGGACTTGCGGATCGCTTTAGAGCCTCACTCAAAACGCTGCCAGCGCCCCTTGGTCAGCAGATACACAATCACTGGCCCCAATAGCCCCAATAGGGATTGAAACACACTCAGGCCAATATAGACGTTTACAATCAGGGCCACCACGGCACTGGCATAAAACCCATACACCCCCCATTTTTTCCACATCCAAATGCCCGCTGCAAAGACAGTGTTAAGGACGGCCATCACTCCAAGGCCCATGATGAGGCCCTCTGTGGCTTTGGGGAGTGCCGACACAATGGCTCCAGGAAACAGAAAGTAACTAATTGCAGTCAGAGGATTGGCGATGAACATCAATATTAGGAATGCCGTCAACCACCCTCCCCGTCTAACTTCTGGACTTCGGGATAGGCTTGAATCGTCTCCGTGTAGGTCACCTATTGACATGATTTTCTCCCTGCGCGGTCTCTTTGAAGAAAAAAACCCAATCGCGGGGTCACGATTGGGCGAGAACTTCTCCATCAATTACCTATCAAAACAGAATCAATTAAACCTGAGTGGCTTCAAACACACTTGGTGCCCGTGCCGACTTCTTCTTCTTAATAAACAAGGCCACTGCAGCCAACAATCCCAATGCCACGTATATGAGGGTTGAGCTATCGCCGCCAAGTCCACCAATACCGCCGGCACCATCTGCACTCGTTGCCGCATCACCAGGAATGGTAGGCGCTCCCGCAATAGGTTGTGGGGAAGGAGGTGGCGGTGCCATATCTCCGCCTGGAACGGGAGGTGGTGGCGGAGGCGGAGCCCCCGTTGTGGTACCGCTCGATGCCATATCCTGTAGGCCTGCCTCAAAATCAGGTCCGGGAGGAGGTGGCGGCGGAGCGCCGGCTCCGGGCATATCATTGTTAAAGTCATTGGCGACGCCCGACATGGCGCTATCCAACTCAGGTGGCGCATCATTGGCGGCCAATTTGGTATTCAGAGAGCCTAAATCATCTTTCCAATAACGAAGTGACATCCCTTCGGCCACTTCAGATTTTGATTCCACTTCGCCGTTGGTTGCCCAAACTTCTTTCCACGCATCAGGAAAGCCAAGTAAGGAGGCTGAAAACGAACGGATGTTATCACCCACCTGAGTCACATATTCCTGGGCGGCCTGTCCCACGTCCTCATAGGCCACTTTCATTGAGCCAGAGTCATTTGGACGATTAGGGGAGTTGTAATAGAGTTTGTCCCCTGGGTCAGCACCACTGGCCAGGTGAGGGTTATCCTCCAACAGAGTGGCCGTGCGGTCTTCGCCAAAAATCTTCTGGCTCACACTGGATAGATCGGTGTCCTGGCGAAATATGTAGACGGTGTTCAATAGGCGTCCATTGCGATAAAATGGAGCGTCCTTAATTTTCTTGACGGGAATCCACGATTGGGCGGGAGCTTCATCCGCATACCCTTCGTCTGCGGCAGCCACTTCCATCGGAGCGGCAGCTAGCTCGTCCGGGTTTTCCACCTGGGCATCAGGGTATTCCCCCTCGGCTCCAACTTCCTCCGCTCCCACATCGGCAGCAGCGATGTCTCCGCCTTCAGCAGCAGGCTCATTAAAGGCATCTTCCGAAGATCCATCCAGGGCTTCAAGCGTGGGTTCTCCCCCTTCTTCCTGTGCCACTTCACGGTCAGCGCCTTCTTCACCCTCTTCAAAGTCTTCGAATTCGTCGAACCCCTCTTCATCTCCTCCGGCGACCTCTTCACCCTCTTCGGCAAAGTCTTCATCTTCGAAGTCTTCATCAGCAAACTCTTCGTCTTCGAATTCACCTTCCTCGTCTCCAGCGGCCATTTCATCGCCCGCCTCTTCATCACCACCTTCTTCGACGGCGGCTTGTTCTCCTTCTTCGCCTTCCTCGTACTCAGAGGCGAATTCTTCTTCAGCCCCACCTTCTTCATCGCTCTCACTGAGAAGGCTCTCTTCGTCACCGCCTTCTTCTTCTGAGATATCAGAAGTGGCTTCGTCGATTTCAGAGACAAGATTGGAATCCTCGTCCACTCCTTCACCACTCGTAGACCCACAGGACCACAAATTGGTTGCAAGAAGCAGCATCATCAATGTGCGAATTGCCAACGACATCTTACCCATAAGCATTCCTTCCTACGGGATATTATCGTATGTATAGACAGTTTTCTTAACCAAAACGGGACCCGTCATCAGTCGAGAAATTACTCAGCGAGGGGGTTTCAGCGATTGTTCTCGACCTTGGTGAGAAGACATACCCAACCTTAGATGGGTCCCTCACTAGACTAAGGCAAAAAAAATGGCCCCCGCAAGGAGGCCACAAAGCGAATGGGGTGAACCAAGATCTCTTTTTTAAGAGAGAATCCGTTGCTGTCTCCTTAAGCAAATGACAGTCCAGACGAAGGTCCCAGGCTCTCACGGGTGAACCCCATGTTTTCAACACCTTAAGATGGCTTCCTGGGAGAACCCTTTGAATTCGGCTGTCAGCCTTTGGACAAAGTGACCTTCTTGGCCGTCACCTCCGCCCTAGGTCGAGGCTCTTGAGTTCAGGTAAGGCTGAATCTTTAAAACTGTCTTAGGTTAATCCACTGACTCTCTCAATTCGATACAACTAATTGGAAATCCACAGATTTTTCTGTCACTTACTCTAATGTCTCGCTTTAGATTCCGATAATTCATAGAGAACTTGGATTTGTTTTGTGGGGAGATTTCTTATGGTGGCGTTTATTCGTTATTGGCTGAGATGGTCCATTTTGCTGCAGTTCTTGATTGTAAGCAGCATGGTTTTGTCAGCGGCCGTATTCACCTCCGGTTGCGGCTCGGAAGGAACTTCTGATTCCGCCTCCTCAGGCGATGACGACGACGATGATGATGGCGGCGGCACCAACCCACCGGTGGGCGAAGTCGACAACGACAACTTTTGGATTCGCGTCTATGACACTGCTAAATATCCTTATCACATGCATGCCACCACCGGATTTGCCGATGAATGTAAGATCGACGCGGCGGCAACCGACCAGACCTTGGATTGCGTTATTGAGATGAACGAAGGGGATCTTTACTTCCACCAACTACAAATGCATTACAACGTACCTCCCGATATGTGTACCTATCTCACTCGGACTCCCTACTTCTTCTATAACCAGGAGCCAGGAATTGGTCCCTCTACGGTTAACTACGAAGTCGCCTACTCGACCACTGGGAGCCTGGTCGGCCACAACTGTACGGTGGATGGCGTTGCCAACACAGCCAATAGCTCAACTGGACCTAATGGATCCCCGGATGGTGCGGGCTGTAGTATTGACAATGCCCAACTTAACTTCAGAGAACTCAATTTCGACCCACAGAACGCCGCAGTGAGCTGTGTCTACGATCAACAGCAAACAGGAGGAGCCAACTGCTGCTTTGGTGACTACACAATGAGTCTGACAATATGGCGCGAGGACAGCGGTGGGGCATTCTCGGCGTCCAGCACCTCCATTGATGGCAAATGGGGAGGCAGTTTTACAAGCTGCCTGGGTGGCCCTGTCCGCACCAATGCGTGGACGGACAAGAGTAACGACGGCTGGCCGCTGAATCTCATCAGTTATGTCTTTGGCGAAGGTCTTAACACCACCTTCAATCTGGCTAAGCTCATCGAGGAGCCAAAGGGCTATGACACCCTGACTATCGCTAATCACTACAGCACGCTCGCCGGCGTTCACGATCATACAGATTTTGAGAATGGGTCCGCATGGGCTTCTTCCAAGCCATATATGATTGACCCTCTTGATGACCGCAGTGGGTCTGACATGAGAGGCTGGACCACATCCGACTCTTATGATTTCAAGTGTCTGGACAAAGCCTTTGAAGTGCGCAATCGCATTCGCGTCTACATCCGTGAGTGGGACGCCTATGCTGATTACCTGGCCTACATTTCCTCGGCGGGTGTGACGGTAGCGCCCGATCGTTACGGAATAAGTGAAGGTGACCCCAGCTGCGTGGGTATTTATGGCCCCTGTAATGACAAATACGATATCGACGATCTCGTCTATAGCTTCCAAAACGGAACTGGCATTTGCGCAGGGACTGACGCCACCTATGATTCTTGCTACGATCAGTCCACCGTATCTAACCGAAAGAACTTCTTTCCTGGAATCGAATACTAGTCCAAAAGCCAGAAATGACTGCCAAAATGCCTTTAGTTGAGTGTGCAATGCCCTCATAAAGGCTTTTTGGTATAGTCGGTCTATGGCCAGCTCTCCCGAACCCCAGGAAAAGATTCTCATCGAGACCATTCCCTCCCAGGACACCTGGGCCTTTCGCCAAAAAGTGCTACTGCCCCACCTGTCCGTCGAGGAATGTCGATTCAGTAACGACAACATGTCGGGATCCTTTCACCTGGGGGCCTTTGTTGAAGGCAAACTCACCGGCGTCGCATCTTTTTATCCCGAGATTAATGAGAACATTGCCTACTCAGGCAAAAACCCCTACCGACTCCGACAGATGGGCACCCTTCCGGAAATGCAAAAGCAAGGAATAGCACGAAAGCTGTTGGACACCGCCGTCTCCTACCTGCAAATGAAAAACTGTGAGCTCCTGTGGTGTCACGCCCGAGAAAAGGCCTTCCCTTTCTACGAGAAAATGGGTTTCACCTATCAGAGTGATCTCTTCGATGTCCCCAATATCGGCCCCCATCGGCTCATGACTCTCGACGTTCCACCGATGGATTAACGGGCTTGACTCAAAAACACTCGGTTGAATTGTCTTCTATACGACCCCAGATGAATGTCGGTGCCGTTGAACCCAAGGCCCAGTGAGCTAGGCCATCATCGTCCCAGGCCACGGCAATTGCTGCCAGACTCATTTCCCGTTCAAGCCCTTCTTTAAGAATGTCTCCCAAGGCTTCAGAAAGCCCTTGGCCTTCATCCACCCGGGTGGCCACCCGAACAGCCAAGGCCAAATCGATGATTTGCTCTCCCCTCCCGGTACAACTGACCGCCGCCCGTCGGCTGGTATAGTTCCCGGCAATGGTTGGTGTGTCCCCAACTCGGCCTCGAGGCTCATAACCAACCCCACCGGTACTGGTGACACTGGCCAAATGTTTTTTCCCATCCAGACTCACACATCCTATGGTGCCGTGGGAGCCCGTCCGACGCGGATTCTCCATCATCTGCTTGATCCAGCGAGCACTACGGGTCGCCGTGACCATCTCAAATCTTGGTAAATCCCACTGGCGGATCAGGTCTTCAACACCATCCGCATCACGGATGCCGTGCTTCTCCCCCTGTAAAGCAAAGGCCAGCAGGGAGGCGAAGGGATAATCCTGCCCGTTCATCACAGCTGTAAACTGTCGATATTGGCTCTCCATAAAACTGGCACTCAAACGGGCCTTGCCGTCTTCCTGTAACACGCTACCAATTCCGGCATTAAAACTTGGGTGCCTTTCCATAGCCACGGCTACATTTAAAGCCATTCTGGTCGCTGGGCAATCCACCTGCCGGGCGGGGTGCGACAGCCAACCCAACTCAGCGGGAGGTTGAGTTTTATGCTGCAACTCCGAGATGATCGTTTGCAGTGCTGTTCGGGCCTCTTGAATGCGCTCACCCTTAGGGTCCCCCGGGCCGGCTCCACCGTGAATCAAGGTCAATGGTCTCTGAACCAAGTTACCGAGCTCACGACTTCCAGTGCGCAAATAGATCTCTGACAATCTCTCATCCATGCTCAGCTCCACCTTAGACTGGAAAAACTAGTTCTTTTGGCCAGCTATTGTCCATCCTAAAGCTTCAAATCCAGGGCCTAACGCAAAGCCTC
This is a stretch of genomic DNA from Pseudobdellovibrionaceae bacterium. It encodes these proteins:
- a CDS encoding isoaspartyl peptidase/L-asparaginase; this translates as MDERLSEIYLRTGSRELGNLVQRPLTLIHGGAGPGDPKGERIQEARTALQTIISELQHKTQPPAELGWLSHPARQVDCPATRMALNVAVAMERHPSFNAGIGSVLQEDGKARLSASFMESQYRQFTAVMNGQDYPFASLLAFALQGEKHGIRDADGVEDLIRQWDLPRFEMVTATRSARWIKQMMENPRRTGSHGTIGCVSLDGKKHLASVTSTGGVGYEPRGRVGDTPTIAGNYTSRRAAVSCTGRGEQIIDLALAVRVATRVDEGQGLSEALGDILKEGLEREMSLAAIAVAWDDDGLAHWALGSTAPTFIWGRIEDNSTECF
- a CDS encoding GNAT family N-acetyltransferase, whose product is MASSPEPQEKILIETIPSQDTWAFRQKVLLPHLSVEECRFSNDNMSGSFHLGAFVEGKLTGVASFYPEINENIAYSGKNPYRLRQMGTLPEMQKQGIARKLLDTAVSYLQMKNCELLWCHAREKAFPFYEKMGFTYQSDLFDVPNIGPHRLMTLDVPPMD